The DNA window AGGCCGCCTACATGCTGCTAACCTCGGGCGAGAGGGACGCGCTGCATGTGGCAATTGGCCGCGCACTGCTCGACGCCACAGGCGCACCGGCAGCCGACGAGCTTTTCTTGATCGTTGACCAGTTCAACTTGGGTGCCGCACTGCTTGCCGATCCGGCGGAGCGGCTGCGCCTTGCACGCCTCAATGCTGAAGCCGGACGCAAGGCCAGGGCCTCCACCGCCTACGGCGCTGCGTTCGATTACCTGACCGCGGCGTGCCGGCTGCTGGCGCCGGACAGCTGGGATGCCGAGCCGACACTGGCCTATATGATCCACCGGGATCTGGCCGAGTGCGCCTATCTGACAGGTGAACACACGGTGGCCGAACAGCTTCTGGAGACTGCCCTCAGTCACCAGCTGCCCCCGGCAGCACAGGCCGACCTTTACAGCCTGCGCGTGCTCGCCGCCACCGTGGCCGGTGACTGGGCCGGCGCGCTGCACTGGGGCTGGAAGGGCCTGGCCGTGTTCGGTCAAGAGTGGCCGCGCGCAGGCCTGGCCGAGGCGATCGAAGCGGAAGCGGCTGCCGTGATGGCCAACTTGGGCGGCCGCGCGATAGCCGACTTGGTAAATGCGCCAGAAGCACGCGACGAGGAGGTGTGCTCCTGCATGCGCCTGCTTTCCCTGCTTGGCCCGCCTGCGTATTTCAGCGGCTCTGAGGTGCTGGCATTTCTGGTGACCCGTGGTGCAAACCTCTCGCTGCTGCACGGCGCCTCCGTCTACTCGGCATTTGCCTATGTCTTCCACGGGGCGCTGCACAATGCGCGCACGGGCGAGTACGACGTGGGCCACGCCTTCGGCGAAGTCGCGCTGGTGCTCGCGCGGCGCTTCGGTAACCGCGCCGAGCAAAGCCGTACACTCGAAGTGTTCGGCCTGCTCGTGCATGCCTGGCGCAGGCCATTGCGCGACAGCCTGCCACTCCTGCGCGAAGGCCACCGGGCGGGCGTGGAATCGGGCGAACTGGCGTATGCCGCGTTCAACCTGTGCAGCATCCTGATCAATGGCCTGCCGGCCGGCATCCCGCTGCCGACCCTGTTGGACGAAGCCAACGCGGCCATCGAGTTTGGCACCCGTTACCGCAACCGTACGGCCGTGGAAATCTTGCTGCCGTTCCGGCAATTCGCCCGCGCGCTGTCGGGCGCTACGCGTTCGCCGGCCAGCTTCGACGACGACGAATTCGACGAAGGCACCTTCTTGCGCGAGGCGGCCGGCAACCAGACCGCGCTCGGCCAGTATTGGGTAGCCCGGCTGCAGGCCGCTTTCCTGGCTGGCGAGTATGATACCGCGTGGCGATGCGCACAGGCTGGCGAGCAGACCATCCTCGCCGGCATTCTGGGCATGGTCACGTGCGCCGAGCATGTGTTCTATTCCGCGCTCACACTGGCTGCGCGCGGCGCCGAGGAGCCGCTATCAGGCATAACGCGCTTGCACGAGCGGCTGGCCTTGTGGGCGGGCCATTGCCCGGCCAACGTCCTGCACAAGCAGCGCCTGGTCGAGGCGGAGCTGCATCGGCTCGCTGGTAAGCAGTGGGCCGCATTGGAGAGCTACACCGCAGCCATCGACGGAGCCCGGGAGAACGGCTTCGACCAGGATGCGGCATTGGCCAACATGCTGGCGGGTCGGTTTTTCGCGGCGCAGGGGCAGCCCGCCATGGCCGCGATGCACCTGCGTACGGCCCGTGATGGATTTCGTGCTTGGGGCGCTGCCACGTTGGCGGCCGAATGGGGCCCCACGCACGCTCCCGAACCGGACCAACACATTGCCGCGCGCGCCGCCTTCGCCGAAACGCTCGACGCCCAGGGCCTGATCAAGGCTAGTCTGGCCATTGCCGCAGAAACCATTCCGGACCGGTTGTTCGAGCGTATCCTGCGCATCATTGCCGAAGTTGCCGGCGCCGATGCCGGCGCGCTCGTGCTGGGCGGGCCGGACGTGCTGATGGTCAGGGCACGGATAACCGTCAGGGATAGTACCCGGGTGGCCCTGTATCACACGAGGCTGGAAGAGTGTACGCGGCTGCCAGGTGCCATCGTGCGTTACGTGGCGCGCCTGCAGGAGCCGGTAGTGCTCGCCGATGCGGCCGGCGCCGGCCCATTCGCCGCAGATCCCGATGTCGGCAGGTTAGGCCTGTGCTCGGTACTGTGCGTGCCGCTACGCCAGCACGCGCAGCTTGTCGGCGTACTCTTGCTGGAGAACCGCGCGCTGCCCGGTGCATTCACGGCGAAGCGGGTCGACGTGGTGCAGGCGCTCGCCGCCCAGGCTGCGATAGCGCTGGAAAACAGCGCCTTGCTGCGCGAACGGGAAGGCGCCCAGCAGGCCGCCGCCTTCCTTTCCGGAGCCGGTGCGGTACTGGCCGAGTCGCTCGATAGCACCACGACCCTGAGGCAGATCGCTGCGCTGGCGGTTCCCGCCTTTGCAGACTGGTGCCTTCTGGACCTGGCCGCAGCGGACGGCACGCTGCAGCGCGCCGAAGTGGTCGCCGCCGACGCGGCCGAACCGGCGAACTCGCGCCGTGCCGAAGCCCTGCGGCGCGCGCCGCCTGGTCGTGTCGGCATGGAACGCCATGTGTTGAGAGAGGAAGCGATGCCCGATGGCGTGCTGGCGCTCGCCCGCGGTGACGCCGACCTCCAGGCATTGCTGGAAATCGCGCCCCGCTCGATGATTGCCGTGCCGCTGGTGGCACGCGGCCGCACGCTGGGCATGCTTACCTTCCTTACTGGCCAGGGTGGGCGCCGCTACGGCGAAGCCGACCTGGCGGTAGCGCGCAAGTTCGCCGACCGCTGCGCGCTGGCCATCGACAACGCGCACCTGTACCGCCAGATGCAGGACGCGGTCAAGGTGCGTGAAGACTTCCTGGCAGTGGCCTCGCACGAACTGCGCACGCCGCTGACGCCACTGATGATCCAGATCCAGCTGATGCAGCGCCGCCTGCCGGCACTGGCACGGGACGAGGACAGTGCAGCCTCGCTGGCGCGCAGTCTTGCTGTATTGCAACGCCAGGCCGTGCGGCTGCTGCGCCTTGTCGACGAGTTGCTGGACATCGCTCGCATCAGCGGCGGCCGCCTGGCACTGACGCCGGAACCTGTCGATCTCGTGGCACTGGTGGATGACGTCATCAAGGAACTCGCTGCCGGCGGTGAGATCACGCCCGCTGCCGCGCTGGTGAATATGACCCATGGCAGCGACGTGCACGGGTTCTGGGACAGGCTGCGTGTGGAACAAGTGGTCTCGAACCTCATCTCAAACGCAGTTAAGTATGGCAAAGGCAAGCCGGTTGAGGTCTATGTGTGGTTAGAGGATGGCACGGCGGCATTTTCTGTAACGGATCACGGGCTGGGCATCGCGGCTGAGCATTTGGAGCGGATTTTTGGTCGATTTGAGCGTGCGGTTCCGGTGACGCAATACAGCGGGCTCGGGCTGGGTCTGTATATCGTCAGTGAAATTACGACGGCCTTAGGGGGGACGATCCACGTTGCTTCCGTGCTAGGGGAGGGATCGACATTTACAGTCCGCTTGCCACTTGGATGGGGCGGCAAGGCAGTGAACAACATGGGCCCAACGTAGCTATGCTCGCGAACGACCGGATCCACGAGAATTGCACCGGCCCTTTGCGGTGGTGGCAGCGGCACCTACATGAACGACGTCCGGGCTCCCAACGTGAGCAAGTCACTCTCCTTAGATGGTCAATCTCTGGACGATGTTGCTTTGACAGCCGATCGCCAGGACTTGGTTGATCAATTCAATGCGGCCGCCGGTTCGCCAGGGAAAGTCACCGAAGAAATACAAAGGGACTTTGGCCATGGACGAATGCCGTATCGAGATGCGGTGGCGTATCGAACAGTGTGCGGCGAAGGCGCAATGCATAACCGCCTCAGGCGGTGCTGGTCAGCATCATTTGGCTGTCGCATTGCCAAGTTGGAACACATTGACGACGTCCTTCAGCGTCGCCGCCCGGTCCTTCATTGCCGCCGAAGCCGCGGCGGCTTCCTCGACCAGTGCTGCATTCTGCTGCGTGATGCCATCGATCTCGCTGATCGCCCGGTTGACCTGCTCGATGCCGCTTTCCTGCTCGGCACTGGCGATACTGATTTCGGCCATAATGGCGCTCACGCGTTGCACACTGACGACGACCTCTTGCATCGTCGCGCCAGCGGCGTCTGCCAGCGTGCTGCCGCGAGCGACGGCACTAGCCGCCGTCCCGACCAGTTGCCTAATTTCCTGGGCAGCGGCGTTAGAGCGGTGGGCCAGGCTGCGCACCTCGGCGGCGACAACGGCAAAACCCCGGCCTTGCTCACCCGCTCGGGCTGCCTCGACGGCGGCATTCAAGGCCAGAATATCCGTCTGGAATGCGATTCCTTCGATGACGCCAATGATATCGCCGATCCTGGCGGATGTTGTCCTGATTTCTCCCATCGTCTCGACGACTTCACCAACAACCACGCCGCCTCGGACGGCTACGTCCGAAGCCGTTGAAGCCAGTGCGGTTGCCTCGCGGGCATTGCCGGTGTTCTGTCGCACAGTCGAAGTCAGTTGCTCCATCGTGGCCGCAGTCTCTTCCAGCGAACCGGCCTGCATTTCGGTACGGGACGACAGATCCATGTTGCCGGTCGCTATCTGGCTCGATGCCGTGGCAATGCTGTCGGTGTTGGTGCGCACTAGCGAAACGATGTTGTGCAAGCTGCTGCGCATATCTGCCAGTGCCAGCGTCAGGCGTCCGGTTTCGGTGCGCGTGTCGGTTCGGCCGTTAAGGGCACATTCAGAGAGGTCCCCGCGGGCAATGCGGGCGGCAGTTTGCATGACCGCATTGAGCGGGACGACGATGGCACGCGCGTTCATTTGGCCCAATGCAAGTGCGACGACCATCGACAAGATCGACACACCCAGGATCTGGCGTTTTGCATTACGTGCGGCATTTTCCCCTGCTGCGGCCAGCAGCGTCGAATTCTGTTCGATATGCTCACTAAGCGCAGCCATGCTTTCCTCAAGCGTGCGAAAACTCGCCAGAAACGCGGGGTAGGCCGCGTCAATGGCGGCTTTATCGCCGGTGCCCATCTTTCCAATAGCGCTGGCACTTGAAAGATATGCCTCGGCGTCCGGTATCACCAACGCCATCGCCTGTTGCAGGGCGGCGTCGCTGGTCAAACCGGCCATGCTGGCCAGACGCGCGCGCAATAGTGTCGTATGTTCCAAGAGATCTTTGCGCGCTTCAGTCGCCTGGGCAGCATCGCCGTTGGTTGCACTGAGCAGGATGCCCAGGACGTCGCCGCGGATGGCGTCATGGGCCATGTCGGCTTGCAACTGGTCCTTAATGGCGCTGCCATTGTCACGCACTGCCTGCATAGCGGCGTCCAGGTCGCGGACGGCCTGGAAGGCAATCAGCCCGCACACCGCAACAAATAACAGAGTGGAGACGTTAGACAGCAGCAAGCGCTTACGGATCGACAGGTTCATAGATGCGGTGATATCAGAGCTTGATAGACAGGCCGACGGTCAGGCCTAAGTCAGGCGTACGCCCATTCAGACCGTGCGAGAATGCCGTATCAATCTGGACGTTTTTCTGCAGGAGATACGCCGCACCGACTGACAGGCTCGCTTCGGTACCGCCATGGGCCGCGCGCGCTATATGGGGCGACGAAACCTCGACGAAGCTACGCAGGCGCTCGCTCAACGCCTTGCCTACTACCAGGCCGAAAATCGCAAACGTCGTACCGCCGTTGGCCTTTTCGTGGCCAATTCCGGGCATGATGCCGAGCGATAGGTCATGTGGCAGGTCCCACTCGGCAACCACGCGCGCTGTCGGTCGCGTTCCCTCACCGCGAAATGCGGTGCTACCGGTGCTGAGGTCCGCGTGCAGCAACACAGCGACCGACGGCAAGTTGCCGACGGCGTCCATGGCATGCCATTTCATACCCAACGAAGTGTCGGCATAGCCACGTTCGGTAACAGGGGCATGGCCCGCCGTCCTGCTGCGTTGGCGTAGCGCACCATCGGACTCAAGGCGCAGTTCGACCGTCTCGCCAATGCCGAAGCGGAGCAACGTCGGCATCGCCCAAAGCGTTTCAGTGTCGCCACGGCCCGTAGTGCGATCGCGCGCAACGCTTGTTTCGATTTGTATGCGCCCCTTGCCCACGACATTGCTGGATTCAACGAAATCCGGACGGTCTGTGGCAATGGGCTCCTCGTCTGCTGCGTAGGCAGGAGATGAGACGAACGCAAACATGGTGAAAGCTGCCTGGAGGCGGCAGCGAAATCGGATAGACAAAGGAAACTCCGGTATGCAAGGGGAGGGTACAAGTAGGCCATTGTCATACCGCAGGGGTAGCGTTCGCATGAAACCTGCAAGAGTGATATTGAAATCGCGGGGGAGGGCGTTGTAGTTGTACAACGATGCAGATGCTGTTAGCGCAAAAGTGAGTTACAAAAACATTTCGTTTTCGCAAAAATGCATGGATCAAGGCTACACGTGCTCAGAACAGCATTTCGCAGCAAGAATTTGCAACGAACTGTTTTGTCGATACCGACACTACTTTCTCGGTATCGACAGCACTTTCGATAGGTATCATGGCACCAGCAGAATTTTTTCGCGGCACTTTAATAACAGTTGTCTACAAAATGTTTAAGCGCGAAGCGATGAGGCCATTGGGCCAGCAGCGTTGTCTAGCACTTTGCGCTCCAATACGGCAACGCATTGGAAACACCTGAGCAAAAATATTTTCCCAAGGCAAACCACAGCTGTAGGAGCTAAGTTTTGCTAGAAGCCGAGGCGCTGCAGACGTTTAAGTACTATACTCGTGCTTTGCAGCCAGCCTGTTTGGAAGTTCGTAAATAGGCGGTTGATATCAGAGATAAAATTATGAACAATGAAGTATTGGCGATGATTAAAGAGCAGGCGGCGCAGATTCAAATGTTAAGCGAGGCATTTCATCAGCAAACAAAGCAGCAAGGGATTTATGCGCTTCGAGATCTTGCACTGTTGAAAGTGTTGATACTAGAGCTTGAAGAATCGCAGCCAGGGATTTCTGCGAGTCTGCAAAAGCGCCTGGATATGCTTATCTTGCAAATCGGCGATGACCCCGATCTATGCGCATCAATTCACTTGGCAAACCAATTTCTCGTGACTCCAACGAAGACCTAGGGGATGATTATCTGGCCTTAGCTATGGCCAAAGGAACCCTTAACTGTGAGAATAACGGATGAGATGACTTCCGTCAGAGATACTGGCGATCGTATTCTCTAATTGGCGTACGATAAAAATCAAGTTGTGCACGATTTTTGGCATCGCTTTTGAAGACAGCGTGGCCTACCAGCAATCAGCGGACTATTGTAGAGAACGAAGAATGGCATGGTGCGATGTCCTCAGCCGACACGCGTTCGGCGACCCTAGTGTGCCAGTTTTAAGGGCTGAACGTCTGCGATGGGGTGGAGCTGTCGCCACCAGTGTCCGACATGGCGGCATTGTAGCGCGGCGTTAGTGGCAATGCGTTGAGGGCTGATGGCCGGCCCTGGGTAGGTTGTCGTAGAACCCGACAGACTGTTTCGAACGATAGGCGGTGTTCACATAATGCGTGTGGCTGTGTACATCCCGTGCGACCTAAGGATTTCGAGCAACAGGTCAATAAGCTTTGCAAGTTCTCGATGTGGGCGAGGCTTCATTGCAATTCTATCGAGAGGCGCTGATCGGAGCACAAAGCTTAGGTTAGAGCGGCTAACAACACCTTTCGCTTGTCCTAGGGGCAACAACCACGTGCACTTTGGCAATGTGACCATTCGCTTTTGGCGAGAAGCAGCCGTTGGCCGCGGGTACGTTGTACTATGGTAAGCGTCCATAAGACTAAGGAACCCCATCCACCAACTTGCTCGCTCAGGCAGCTTTCTTAGGTCTGACGAAGGCTTTTCAAGCAAAAGTAGCCGGCTCAAGGTCGGCTAAATCTCGTTCCTTGGGGGAGCTAGAGGACACATATGCACCTCTCAACTTGCCCCTGACTAAACCAATTTCATCTGGTCATACTATCCATTACTGAAGCGCATATCGCGTCATGTGGTGGCATAAAAACTAGTCGGTCCCTGCGACTCGGGTTGGCTCTTTACAATCTAACTACATTGGACGTTCACGTTTGCGCGCTACTGTAACTGCAGCACAGGCCGTCCACCCGTGAGCTTTGATATTTTGATGACTACCGTAAATTTTCCCGGACAAGCGCTTGGAACCCCCTAAGTAGCAGTGTCTTGAAATTGGGCAATGCGGGTGAGCAGTTTGTCAGCTCGGCCTGTCGAGGCT is part of the Pseudoduganella lutea genome and encodes:
- a CDS encoding sensor histidine kinase is translated as MNEQYGANEPDYGDPSNVHDNSSPGTGRFRFQRFLRHGRHLVGKAVSLAGPDVAAIAALRHEYALLAGLVLPGIVTVLELMQCDGDLVLVMEDAGASNLAECIDKHPLGVAEFLDMSVQLALATANLHAAGILHRNICPENIAWNARSGRVTLVDFAIATTVVAEAASPVQIEGTLAYMSPEQTGRTARVVDTRSDLYSLGATLYALLAGRPPFTALDSIGLIHAQLAQSPAAVHLAQPQVPPILSEILGKLLEKAPERRYQRAEALIADLREAASQWDEKGLIEPFPLGRHEVPAQLSIPGQLYGRANEISLLLETFERAAGGVRELVLVTGAPGIGKTALVEQLAGPVTGRRGYFIAGKFDQLQRSVPYAGLIEAFRQLVRQVLTEPDAALVAWRAHLQAAVTPNGRILLDVIPELGALLGPQAAVTELGPVEARHRFNQVFTSFLNACSPPARPLALFLDDVQWADSGSLQLLENWMQERAGHLLVVAAYRHGEVDRLHPLADLLARLRAARSVPAIHLGPLATADATALVADTLNRPPGDCAALAELMVRKTAGNPFFLRRLLKMLHGEGLIHYSLEDAAWHWDIGRIERAPVTDNVLDLMVQAIGRLPEPARCLLQAAACVGHQFELGVLASVTGQPHANVMRELWPALEDGLIVTAGEADMAPRGSDPRDNRLAEIPVILRFVHDRVQQAAYMLLTSGERDALHVAIGRALLDATGAPAADELFLIVDQFNLGAALLADPAERLRLARLNAEAGRKARASTAYGAAFDYLTAACRLLAPDSWDAEPTLAYMIHRDLAECAYLTGEHTVAEQLLETALSHQLPPAAQADLYSLRVLAATVAGDWAGALHWGWKGLAVFGQEWPRAGLAEAIEAEAAAVMANLGGRAIADLVNAPEARDEEVCSCMRLLSLLGPPAYFSGSEVLAFLVTRGANLSLLHGASVYSAFAYVFHGALHNARTGEYDVGHAFGEVALVLARRFGNRAEQSRTLEVFGLLVHAWRRPLRDSLPLLREGHRAGVESGELAYAAFNLCSILINGLPAGIPLPTLLDEANAAIEFGTRYRNRTAVEILLPFRQFARALSGATRSPASFDDDEFDEGTFLREAAGNQTALGQYWVARLQAAFLAGEYDTAWRCAQAGEQTILAGILGMVTCAEHVFYSALTLAARGAEEPLSGITRLHERLALWAGHCPANVLHKQRLVEAELHRLAGKQWAALESYTAAIDGARENGFDQDAALANMLAGRFFAAQGQPAMAAMHLRTARDGFRAWGAATLAAEWGPTHAPEPDQHIAARAAFAETLDAQGLIKASLAIAAETIPDRLFERILRIIAEVAGADAGALVLGGPDVLMVRARITVRDSTRVALYHTRLEECTRLPGAIVRYVARLQEPVVLADAAGAGPFAADPDVGRLGLCSVLCVPLRQHAQLVGVLLLENRALPGAFTAKRVDVVQALAAQAAIALENSALLREREGAQQAAAFLSGAGAVLAESLDSTTTLRQIAALAVPAFADWCLLDLAAADGTLQRAEVVAADAAEPANSRRAEALRRAPPGRVGMERHVLREEAMPDGVLALARGDADLQALLEIAPRSMIAVPLVARGRTLGMLTFLTGQGGRRYGEADLAVARKFADRCALAIDNAHLYRQMQDAVKVREDFLAVASHELRTPLTPLMIQIQLMQRRLPALARDEDSAASLARSLAVLQRQAVRLLRLVDELLDIARISGGRLALTPEPVDLVALVDDVIKELAAGGEITPAAALVNMTHGSDVHGFWDRLRVEQVVSNLISNAVKYGKGKPVEVYVWLEDGTAAFSVTDHGLGIAAEHLERIFGRFERAVPVTQYSGLGLGLYIVSEITTALGGTIHVASVLGEGSTFTVRLPLGWGGKAVNNMGPT
- a CDS encoding transporter, which encodes MFAFVSSPAYAADEEPIATDRPDFVESSNVVGKGRIQIETSVARDRTTGRGDTETLWAMPTLLRFGIGETVELRLESDGALRQRSRTAGHAPVTERGYADTSLGMKWHAMDAVGNLPSVAVLLHADLSTGSTAFRGEGTRPTARVVAEWDLPHDLSLGIMPGIGHEKANGGTTFAIFGLVVGKALSERLRSFVEVSSPHIARAAHGGTEASLSVGAAYLLQKNVQIDTAFSHGLNGRTPDLGLTVGLSIKL
- a CDS encoding methyl-accepting chemotaxis protein, which gives rise to MNLSIRKRLLLSNVSTLLFVAVCGLIAFQAVRDLDAAMQAVRDNGSAIKDQLQADMAHDAIRGDVLGILLSATNGDAAQATEARKDLLEHTTLLRARLASMAGLTSDAALQQAMALVIPDAEAYLSSASAIGKMGTGDKAAIDAAYPAFLASFRTLEESMAALSEHIEQNSTLLAAAGENAARNAKRQILGVSILSMVVALALGQMNARAIVVPLNAVMQTAARIARGDLSECALNGRTDTRTETGRLTLALADMRSSLHNIVSLVRTNTDSIATASSQIATGNMDLSSRTEMQAGSLEETAATMEQLTSTVRQNTGNAREATALASTASDVAVRGGVVVGEVVETMGEIRTTSARIGDIIGVIEGIAFQTDILALNAAVEAARAGEQGRGFAVVAAEVRSLAHRSNAAAQEIRQLVGTAASAVARGSTLADAAGATMQEVVVSVQRVSAIMAEISIASAEQESGIEQVNRAISEIDGITQQNAALVEEAAAASAAMKDRAATLKDVVNVFQLGNATAK